A single genomic interval of Bacillus smithii harbors:
- the cas7i gene encoding type I-B CRISPR-associated protein Cas7/Cst2/DevR produces MGKALSFTVVFQGNSLNYGEGIANISELKKIHRGNGDVLTFASRQSIRYDIVRLGNEWFGWNLQTVDKTKGTLQFREDVTIADSVEMDFFGYLKTGKSSQKRPAVARLSHAVSLEPYRSDMEFLNNMGLAERIDETPNLANIEQHESLYTYTMTLDLDKVGIDGDIELSKEIRYTRVEQLLEIIKLLNRNIRGRQESLAPLFVIGGLYPIANPFFLGRIKLETKAHKWMMNVKGLNDVLETTFVGQSIRDQTYIGYVSGVFGNEAEFDSVLNRKAGSIEDFFTELKNEVRSHYGVNQ; encoded by the coding sequence ATGGGTAAGGCATTATCTTTTACAGTCGTATTTCAAGGAAATTCTTTAAATTATGGCGAAGGAATTGCCAACATTTCAGAATTAAAGAAGATTCACAGGGGAAATGGAGATGTGTTAACTTTTGCTTCAAGGCAAAGCATTCGTTACGATATTGTCCGTCTTGGAAATGAGTGGTTTGGATGGAATCTTCAAACTGTTGATAAGACAAAAGGTACATTGCAATTTCGGGAGGATGTGACCATTGCTGATTCCGTGGAAATGGACTTTTTCGGTTATTTAAAGACAGGAAAATCATCTCAAAAACGTCCGGCCGTTGCTCGGCTTTCCCATGCCGTTTCCCTCGAACCATACCGTAGTGATATGGAATTTCTCAATAATATGGGGCTTGCCGAGCGGATTGATGAAACTCCGAATCTTGCCAATATTGAACAACATGAAAGTTTGTATACCTATACAATGACCCTTGATTTAGATAAAGTGGGGATCGATGGAGATATAGAGTTGAGTAAAGAAATCCGGTACACCCGTGTAGAACAGTTGCTTGAAATTATTAAATTATTAAACCGAAATATACGTGGCCGCCAAGAAAGTTTAGCACCTCTGTTTGTTATAGGTGGATTATATCCGATTGCTAATCCGTTTTTCTTAGGAAGGATCAAATTAGAGACTAAAGCACATAAATGGATGATGAATGTGAAAGGATTAAATGATGTATTAGAAACAACTTTTGTCGGCCAATCCATTCGAGATCAAACCTATATTGGATATGTCTCAGGCGTATTTGGAAATGAAGCAGAGTTTGACAGTGTATTAAACAGAAAGGCAGGATCAATAGAAGACTTTTTTACGGAGCTGAAAAATGAGGTTCGATCCCACTATGGAGTGAATCAATAA
- the cas6 gene encoding CRISPR-associated endoribonuclease Cas6: MRFSVSYRLSELDKAYRMRVYSLIKEAVRSVNESYYNKLFLQSENKIKPFSFATYLHNFTLHDTAISLDGITITISSPDMEFVVHAFNGLRQMKEFFVHDQVWRQSNFQLLKEPTIISRKVVFRTCSPILVEDKNGKPLAPTDPGYEQELNYYANLQIQQFTGRDLYEPLHFTPIQMRKMVIKERNRHIDKNVYLYFTTYRGLFMLEGNPQDLQLLYQLGIGKRTTYFGLVEYECEKV; this comes from the coding sequence ATGCGATTTTCTGTTAGTTATCGATTAAGCGAACTGGATAAGGCTTACCGTATGAGGGTGTATAGTTTAATAAAAGAAGCAGTTCGTTCGGTAAATGAGAGCTATTATAACAAGCTTTTTTTGCAATCGGAAAATAAGATAAAACCTTTTTCGTTCGCAACTTACTTGCACAATTTCACCCTTCATGATACTGCGATTAGTCTTGATGGAATAACCATCACTATCAGTAGTCCTGATATGGAGTTTGTTGTCCATGCTTTTAACGGTCTTCGACAAATGAAAGAATTCTTTGTACATGATCAAGTGTGGCGTCAATCAAACTTTCAATTGCTAAAGGAGCCTACCATTATAAGTCGCAAGGTAGTATTTCGGACGTGCTCCCCTATTTTAGTTGAAGATAAAAATGGAAAGCCGCTGGCTCCAACGGACCCTGGCTATGAACAAGAACTGAATTATTATGCAAATTTACAAATTCAACAATTTACGGGCAGAGATCTTTATGAACCTCTTCATTTTACCCCGATACAAATGAGGAAAATGGTGATTAAAGAAAGAAATCGACATATAGATAAAAATGTTTATCTATATTTCACTACTTATCGAGGTCTATTTATGTTGGAAGGAAATCCTCAAGACTTGCAATTACTTTATCAGTTGGGTATTGGTAAAAGAACTACTTATTTTGGTTTAGTGGAATATGAATGTGAGAAGGTGTAA
- a CDS encoding transposase, giving the protein MYILQESLFSFEELQKLESKEKLPIFFSSLDLRPYAKQLRSSSPRGADGHSREGILRALIAAPLEGIDTFTALHHRLDKDLRFRYQCGLSIDRPAPSISTLSRVFAALIKKKLAEKIFLDLVQLAQEEGIIDGSHQAIDSAAIDAYEKKQPKKRSEQTGNANWGAKYDSFGNKITWFGYKMHLSVDTASELPMAIKVTPAHVNDGEVAPELIEQVAERTKSKIEFLIMDGGYDQLKNYESAKNIGAQAIIPLNLRNEKEPPEGISSNGTPRCSMGYEMTYWGADKDQLKFRCPHATGKVDCPLGMAACSSSNYGMVVKVDIKKDVRRYSNPHRDTKRWKELYNERTSVERCNSRMKSYLTANSLHVWGIEKVKTHIYLNAIVLLVSALAMAKENKGKKAA; this is encoded by the coding sequence TTGTATATTCTACAAGAAAGCCTATTTTCCTTTGAAGAACTGCAAAAATTAGAGTCAAAAGAGAAATTACCTATCTTTTTTAGCTCGCTTGATTTACGCCCTTATGCTAAACAGTTGAGAAGTTCTTCACCCCGAGGGGCTGACGGTCATTCCAGAGAAGGGATTCTAAGGGCTCTCATCGCTGCCCCACTCGAAGGCATCGACACCTTTACCGCCCTTCATCATCGATTGGATAAAGACCTTCGTTTCCGTTATCAATGCGGTTTATCGATTGATCGCCCCGCACCGTCTATCTCCACTCTCAGCCGGGTTTTTGCGGCACTTATCAAAAAAAAGCTGGCTGAAAAGATCTTCCTTGACTTGGTACAGTTAGCTCAGGAGGAAGGAATAATTGACGGCAGCCACCAGGCCATCGACAGTGCCGCCATTGATGCCTATGAAAAGAAACAGCCCAAAAAGCGTAGTGAACAAACGGGTAATGCCAATTGGGGCGCAAAATATGATTCCTTCGGCAATAAAATTACCTGGTTTGGCTATAAGATGCATCTTTCAGTCGATACCGCAAGCGAACTGCCAATGGCCATAAAAGTAACCCCTGCCCATGTGAACGATGGAGAAGTCGCACCAGAATTAATAGAGCAAGTGGCAGAGCGTACCAAATCCAAAATTGAATTTCTGATCATGGATGGCGGATATGACCAACTAAAAAACTATGAATCAGCCAAAAACATTGGAGCGCAAGCCATTATCCCGCTCAATTTGCGCAACGAAAAAGAGCCTCCTGAAGGGATTTCTTCCAATGGAACTCCGCGTTGTTCCATGGGTTATGAAATGACTTATTGGGGAGCTGATAAGGACCAGCTCAAGTTCAGATGTCCTCACGCAACCGGCAAAGTGGATTGCCCATTAGGAATGGCAGCCTGTTCATCTTCCAACTATGGAATGGTGGTAAAAGTCGACATCAAAAAGGATGTGCGCCGATATTCCAATCCGCACCGTGATACAAAACGTTGGAAAGAGCTTTACAACGAGAGGACAAGTGTAGAACGCTGTAATTCAAGAATGAAAAGCTACCTTACGGCGAACTCCCTACATGTATGGGGAATTGAAAAAGTAAAGACCCATATTTACCTGAACGCTATTGTATTACTTGTTTCAGCGCTAGCGATGGCAAAGGAAAATAAAGGGAAGAAAGCCGCTTAA
- a CDS encoding glycoside hydrolase family 31 protein encodes MEDSSFAIHPENEKNDKKQQFVDIGKMKKWFSDGETVRFHCENGFVNIRFYRDDIARVVMNPQKEPTMEQSFAVVKSPEKVSWEAEEREGIVTIRSSKLIVTVHPHPLRIHFYGSDSRFLLKEGRRGMAFGVKGEVICFKEMAENDHFYGFGEKTSFLDKRGEKMTMWNTDVFAPHNPEIDAMYQSIPYFMTIRNGKAHGLFFDNTFKTVFDMKSNRSEYSFWAEGGELDYYLLAGPSPKDVLDQYTTLTGRMELPPKWALGYHQSRYSYKTEAEVRDLVKTFKEKEIPLDAIYLDIHYMDEYRVFTFDKRRFPNPRKLVQDLKKAGIQVVPIVDPGVKEDPEYPIYQEGIRLDQFCKYIEGDVYFGDVWPGKSAFPDFSQEKVRKWWGKKQTFYTDLGIEGIWNDMNEPAVFNETKTMDLKVIHENDGNPKTHRELHNVYGLFMGEATYNGLKNQLNGKRPFVLTRAGFSGIQRYAAVWTGDNRSFWEHLQMTMPMCLNLGMSGIALTGSDVGGFAHDATGDLLARWTQLGAFMPFFRNHSNIDTVRQEPWAFGEEIESIVKTYIQLRYRMLPYFYTLFRAAHLTGVPVMRPLVMEYPDDPNVFNLFDQFLVGEHLLVAPITLPSTYHRVVYLPKGIWYDYWTNKTYEGGTYIMVEADLATLPLFVKAGSIIPEEEGKKSAYEKTDTLTVNIYLHSEPFTGTIYEDDGETFQYREGKYWEESICVRKEERNVQVEFEKVHRGYKPYWKNFTLKIHGADESIEIWVSGKKVEDTSLAIVDGTVTVHVPFS; translated from the coding sequence ATGGAAGATTCCAGCTTTGCAATTCATCCCGAAAATGAAAAAAACGACAAAAAGCAGCAATTTGTCGATATTGGAAAGATGAAAAAATGGTTCTCTGACGGAGAAACGGTCCGATTTCATTGTGAAAACGGCTTTGTCAACATCCGTTTTTATCGTGACGATATCGCTCGAGTAGTGATGAATCCCCAGAAGGAACCGACAATGGAACAAAGTTTTGCGGTCGTGAAATCACCGGAAAAGGTGTCATGGGAAGCGGAAGAAAGAGAAGGCATTGTGACTATAAGAAGCAGTAAACTAATTGTTACCGTCCATCCCCATCCTTTACGGATCCATTTTTATGGCTCCGACTCCCGCTTTTTATTAAAGGAAGGCAGGCGAGGAATGGCCTTTGGTGTAAAAGGAGAGGTCATTTGTTTTAAAGAGATGGCAGAAAACGATCATTTTTACGGCTTTGGGGAAAAAACAAGTTTTTTGGATAAACGCGGCGAAAAAATGACGATGTGGAACACGGATGTTTTTGCTCCCCACAATCCGGAAATTGATGCGATGTACCAGTCGATTCCTTATTTTATGACCATCCGCAACGGAAAGGCGCATGGCCTTTTTTTCGATAATACGTTCAAAACCGTCTTTGATATGAAATCAAACCGCAGCGAGTATTCTTTTTGGGCGGAAGGCGGGGAACTGGATTATTATTTGCTGGCCGGACCAAGCCCGAAAGATGTGCTCGACCAGTACACCACTTTGACCGGACGAATGGAACTGCCTCCCAAATGGGCGCTTGGCTACCATCAATCGCGTTACAGCTATAAAACGGAAGCGGAAGTTCGTGATCTCGTCAAAACCTTTAAGGAAAAAGAAATTCCGCTTGACGCAATCTATTTGGATATTCATTACATGGACGAATACCGCGTATTCACATTTGACAAAAGGCGCTTTCCGAACCCAAGAAAGCTGGTTCAAGATTTGAAAAAAGCGGGTATCCAAGTCGTGCCGATCGTAGACCCGGGGGTGAAAGAAGATCCGGAATATCCGATATATCAAGAAGGCATCCGCCTTGATCAATTTTGTAAATATATAGAAGGCGATGTTTATTTCGGCGATGTGTGGCCGGGAAAAAGCGCATTTCCTGATTTTTCTCAAGAAAAAGTGCGAAAGTGGTGGGGAAAAAAACAAACATTTTACACAGATCTCGGTATAGAAGGAATTTGGAACGATATGAACGAACCGGCCGTTTTCAACGAAACAAAGACGATGGACTTAAAAGTCATCCATGAAAATGACGGAAACCCGAAAACTCATCGTGAACTCCATAACGTCTACGGTTTATTTATGGGAGAAGCTACGTATAATGGATTGAAAAATCAGTTAAACGGCAAACGCCCATTTGTCCTTACACGTGCCGGTTTTTCGGGGATCCAACGATATGCGGCCGTTTGGACAGGGGATAATCGAAGTTTTTGGGAGCATCTGCAAATGACGATGCCGATGTGCTTAAATCTTGGCATGTCCGGGATAGCTTTGACCGGTTCGGATGTCGGCGGTTTTGCTCATGATGCAACGGGAGATCTGTTAGCCCGCTGGACGCAGCTTGGCGCCTTTATGCCTTTTTTCCGCAACCACAGCAATATTGATACCGTCCGTCAAGAACCTTGGGCTTTTGGAGAAGAAATTGAATCGATCGTGAAAACCTATATTCAGCTTCGTTATCGCATGCTCCCTTACTTTTACACACTTTTTCGCGCCGCTCACTTGACCGGTGTGCCGGTGATGCGTCCGTTGGTGATGGAATATCCGGATGATCCGAATGTGTTCAATTTATTCGATCAGTTTTTAGTCGGAGAACATCTTTTGGTTGCTCCGATCACGCTTCCAAGCACGTATCACCGAGTAGTGTATTTGCCAAAAGGGATTTGGTACGACTACTGGACAAACAAAACATACGAAGGCGGAACTTATATAATGGTGGAAGCGGACCTTGCTACTTTGCCGCTGTTTGTGAAAGCAGGATCGATCATTCCGGAAGAAGAAGGAAAAAAATCAGCTTACGAGAAAACAGATACGTTGACAGTAAACATTTATCTTCATTCCGAACCTTTTACGGGAACGATCTATGAAGACGACGGCGAAACATTTCAGTATCGAGAGGGGAAGTATTGGGAAGAAAGCATTTGTGTGAGGAAGGAAGAAAGAAACGTCCAAGTAGAATTTGAAAAAGTCCATAGAGGATATAAGCCGTATTGGAAGAACTTCACTTTGAAAATCCACGGAGCGGATGAATCAATAGAGATTTGGGTGAGCGGAAAGAAAGTGGAAGATACCTCCCTTGCCATCGTGGATGGGACAGTGACGGTCCATGTTCCGTTTTCTTAA
- a CDS encoding C40 family peptidase, giving the protein MRKYAIISVALALMLSVGSLFSVKEADAAYSPTAVVSIAKKYIGVPYKYGGTTSSGFDCSGFIYYTHKRVGKILPRTVAQLYKKGKFVSKSSLRPGDLIFFSTYKKGPSHVALYLGKQQFIHSASKGVRIDRLSNPYWKKAYIAAKRY; this is encoded by the coding sequence ATGAGGAAATACGCTATAATTTCAGTGGCACTTGCATTGATGTTGTCTGTTGGAAGTCTGTTTTCGGTAAAAGAAGCGGATGCTGCTTATTCGCCAACTGCCGTAGTGAGCATTGCCAAAAAATACATAGGTGTTCCTTACAAATATGGAGGCACGACATCAAGTGGATTCGATTGTTCGGGATTTATTTATTATACGCATAAGCGGGTCGGAAAAATTCTTCCTCGCACAGTGGCTCAATTGTACAAAAAGGGAAAATTTGTTTCCAAATCAAGTTTACGTCCAGGAGATCTAATCTTTTTCAGTACATATAAAAAAGGTCCTTCTCATGTTGCCCTTTACCTCGGAAAGCAACAATTCATTCATTCTGCCTCCAAAGGTGTGCGGATTGATCGATTAAGCAATCCTTATTGGAAGAAAGCTTATATCGCGGCAAAAAGATATTAA
- a CDS encoding YjcZ family sporulation protein yields the protein MSGYGASGFALIVVLFILLIIVGASFVGGGYGGY from the coding sequence ATGTCTGGCTATGGAGCAAGCGGTTTTGCTTTGATTGTCGTGCTGTTCATCTTGTTGATTATCGTAGGCGCCTCTTTTGTAGGTGGCGGATACGGAGGCTATTAG
- a CDS encoding uracil-DNA glycosylase codes for MYPESLVKECQKRIEKYPCEGFVYGQGPEKAEIMLVGEAPGETEIHNGIPFSGRAGKQLSEFLDYLGISREDVFITSAVRSRPYKVVKKEKDGQIIEKKYNRTPTQKEILAHAPLLDYNICSIQPKIIVTLGKIALERVTGMKGNLEKIHGKMMITPVQKLKRLDSSEMVWTDRKYKIFPLYHPAAVFYNRRLLQEIYEDLDQLKNYIKEEGIRLNGAM; via the coding sequence ATGTATCCTGAATCGCTGGTGAAAGAGTGCCAAAAAAGAATCGAAAAATATCCTTGTGAGGGTTTTGTTTATGGCCAGGGGCCGGAGAAGGCGGAGATTATGCTCGTTGGCGAAGCTCCGGGGGAAACGGAAATCCATAACGGAATCCCTTTCAGCGGTCGAGCGGGAAAACAATTATCCGAGTTTTTAGATTACTTGGGGATTTCACGTGAAGATGTATTTATTACCAGTGCTGTTAGAAGCCGTCCTTATAAGGTCGTGAAGAAAGAGAAAGATGGACAAATAATTGAAAAGAAATATAACAGGACGCCGACTCAAAAGGAAATTTTGGCTCATGCTCCTTTATTGGATTATAACATTTGTTCCATTCAGCCAAAAATTATTGTTACGTTGGGGAAAATTGCGTTGGAAAGAGTAACGGGGATGAAAGGAAACCTGGAAAAGATTCATGGCAAAATGATGATCACGCCGGTGCAAAAATTAAAAAGGTTGGATAGCAGCGAAATGGTATGGACAGATCGAAAATATAAGATTTTTCCGCTGTACCATCCCGCTGCCGTTTTTTATAATCGACGTTTGCTTCAGGAGATTTATGAGGACTTAGATCAATTGAAAAATTATATAAAAGAAGAAGGGATTCGTTTAAACGGTGCTATGTAA
- a CDS encoding DUF5316 family protein — MLKSFITGIIVSLIIWIAGAVSNLNVSRIFFIVSVLLIVLAVVLSGLGVSGDRIRANAATETKEDRNWRIDTSKKIILIALPSIIGFFLTYSLH; from the coding sequence ATGCTTAAGTCATTTATTACAGGAATCATTGTAAGTCTTATCATTTGGATAGCAGGTGCTGTAAGCAATTTAAATGTAAGCCGAATCTTTTTTATTGTTTCTGTCCTTTTGATCGTATTAGCCGTAGTACTATCCGGATTGGGAGTAAGTGGAGATAGAATTCGTGCTAACGCAGCAACCGAAACAAAGGAAGATAGAAACTGGAGAATAGACACTTCTAAAAAGATCATCCTTATAGCTCTTCCAAGCATCATCGGATTTTTTCTTACTTACTCTTTACACTGA
- a CDS encoding methyl-accepting chemotaxis protein translates to MFKSLRSFFVFSVFLLVFMTMGLTIFLFTTFSVTTAMILCLCWGLLISYFFLSYTSKHVQQPLREFDVTIRSVTDKVDLSKRSGYRSQNEMGIVSHGLNKMLKGLRNILLDVKEYAVRFSDESDEIAKASHMLAGNADTLSSVIEELSNGITDQANRADISKTTMEKMVKDIKEVEQGSNYLNEVVNTADHRVYEGREKVKQVNATIMESVKMAESLNEATSQLKQASSKANNILQLIGNIANQTNLLALNAAIEAARAGDQGKGFAVVAEKIRSLSEETSKSVEQVNEMLKQIQHYVHTSALESKAIHEVTNQQEQLSKQLDNAFQNISDIMHTVSEETKKMTDASHDTLKGIEKVFSEMEAVSYAAASLASGSQQAAASIQEQSATTKEMANRIKEVADLAVELRHLSERWKGLK, encoded by the coding sequence TTGTTTAAAAGCTTACGATCCTTTTTTGTTTTTTCTGTTTTTTTATTAGTCTTTATGACAATGGGACTGACCATTTTTCTCTTCACAACCTTTTCCGTCACAACGGCTATGATTCTTTGCTTATGTTGGGGACTGCTGATTTCTTATTTTTTTCTTTCCTATACTTCGAAACATGTTCAACAGCCGCTGCGGGAGTTCGATGTAACGATCCGTTCCGTCACAGATAAAGTCGATTTATCTAAAAGATCCGGGTATCGCTCTCAAAATGAAATGGGGATCGTTTCACATGGATTGAACAAAATGTTGAAAGGTCTTCGAAATATTTTATTGGATGTAAAAGAGTATGCCGTACGGTTTTCTGATGAGTCGGACGAAATCGCTAAAGCGAGCCATATGTTGGCAGGAAATGCTGACACCCTTTCCTCCGTTATTGAAGAGTTGTCAAACGGAATTACCGATCAAGCCAACCGAGCCGATATCTCAAAAACGACAATGGAAAAAATGGTGAAAGACATAAAAGAGGTTGAACAAGGGTCTAATTATTTAAACGAAGTGGTCAACACGGCCGATCATCGTGTCTACGAAGGAAGAGAAAAAGTCAAGCAAGTCAATGCCACGATCATGGAAAGTGTCAAAATGGCTGAATCTTTGAACGAAGCCACTTCCCAGCTGAAACAAGCTTCCTCCAAGGCAAACAACATTCTGCAATTAATTGGCAACATCGCCAATCAAACTAATTTATTAGCATTAAATGCGGCCATTGAAGCAGCCAGAGCCGGAGATCAAGGAAAGGGATTTGCCGTTGTCGCCGAAAAAATTCGTTCTTTGTCAGAAGAAACTTCCAAATCCGTTGAACAAGTAAACGAAATGCTGAAACAGATACAACATTATGTCCATACTTCCGCTTTAGAATCCAAAGCGATACACGAAGTAACCAATCAACAAGAACAATTATCCAAACAACTTGACAACGCCTTTCAAAATATCTCTGATATCATGCACACTGTATCAGAAGAAACGAAAAAAATGACGGATGCCAGCCACGATACGCTGAAAGGAATCGAAAAAGTTTTTTCAGAGATGGAAGCGGTATCATATGCTGCCGCTTCATTAGCTTCCGGTTCACAACAAGCCGCCGCTTCCATTCAAGAACAATCAGCGACGACAAAAGAAATGGCAAACAGGATCAAAGAAGTGGCGGATCTTGCTGTAGAGTTAAGACATCTGTCAGAACGATGGAAAGGTTTAAAGTGA
- a CDS encoding spore coat protein, with product MEQPIHQNNAPSMQNIPGQMYHGGHELFEIHELLSNTISLLDQYMILRQLAKDPELVDMMNRQYQFVSDSYNITVEALKTGNKPSHPTQTYMMKQDHSTVYGIKPSNPAKAAQSVTEINDQKISTQMLQMMKSAAFLHTIAASETVNPVLRRILADNVPNYLEMAYEIFLYQNKRGYYQVPQFDRQTTETTVNRFAPVQTNLPQNQATGYNQTH from the coding sequence ATGGAACAGCCAATCCATCAAAACAACGCTCCTTCTATGCAAAATATACCTGGACAAATGTATCACGGTGGTCATGAGTTGTTTGAAATTCATGAATTGCTTTCCAACACGATCAGCCTTCTCGACCAATATATGATATTGCGCCAATTGGCAAAAGATCCGGAATTAGTGGACATGATGAACCGTCAGTATCAATTTGTGTCCGATAGCTACAACATTACAGTAGAAGCTTTGAAAACGGGGAATAAACCGTCCCATCCAACGCAGACATATATGATGAAACAAGATCATAGCACCGTTTATGGGATAAAGCCTTCCAATCCGGCTAAAGCAGCGCAATCCGTAACGGAAATCAATGACCAAAAAATTTCTACTCAAATGCTGCAAATGATGAAATCGGCTGCCTTTCTTCACACGATAGCGGCATCCGAAACGGTCAATCCGGTTCTAAGACGAATATTGGCTGACAATGTTCCAAACTATTTGGAAATGGCGTATGAAATTTTCTTGTATCAAAATAAACGCGGTTATTATCAAGTACCGCAATTTGATAGACAAACGACGGAGACAACTGTCAATCGCTTTGCGCCGGTACAAACAAACCTTCCGCAAAATCAAGCGACAGGCTATAACCAAACACACTAA
- a CDS encoding class D sortase, producing the protein MNLFLQKNGLIFIAAVAFLIGGLYLTGNSLKSLFFSEKYENEKAVQVDAKQAVQPLKEEPFYAARPKQGEKFGELFIPKLHASMPIYEGTNEDELAKGVGHFAESVLPGEKDNCVLSGHRDTVFRKLGKVRENDLLIAETSAGTFTYKVYKVRIVPKNDRTVIVPKPRATLTLTTCYPFHYIGSAPKRYVLVAALISEKLKERRIHQEKKAG; encoded by the coding sequence ATGAATCTTTTTTTACAAAAAAATGGACTGATTTTTATCGCCGCTGTTGCTTTCCTGATCGGTGGTCTTTACCTAACCGGGAATAGTTTGAAATCTCTTTTCTTTTCTGAAAAATACGAAAATGAAAAGGCTGTTCAGGTCGACGCAAAACAAGCTGTACAGCCTCTAAAAGAAGAACCGTTCTATGCAGCCCGGCCAAAACAGGGTGAAAAGTTTGGCGAACTCTTTATTCCGAAGCTCCATGCCAGTATGCCGATTTACGAAGGGACAAATGAGGATGAACTGGCGAAAGGAGTCGGTCATTTTGCCGAAAGTGTATTGCCGGGGGAAAAAGATAATTGTGTGTTGAGCGGTCATCGGGATACGGTATTTCGAAAATTGGGAAAGGTTAGGGAAAATGATTTGTTGATTGCTGAAACATCTGCAGGAACGTTTACTTATAAAGTCTACAAAGTTCGCATCGTTCCAAAAAACGATCGTACAGTTATCGTTCCGAAGCCGCGGGCGACATTGACGCTGACGACATGCTATCCATTCCACTATATTGGCAGCGCACCGAAACGTTATGTGCTGGTGGCTGCATTAATCTCTGAAAAATTGAAGGAAAGAAGAATTCATCAAGAGAAGAAAGCGGGATAA
- a CDS encoding processed acidic surface protein, with the protein MKKVAAVIMSAAIVLSVNPSLELAAPPEKELTQYLQKIGMSKEVVNSQLEKFYGEDLDSFDSVEEVRQVLGNPINDHDLQDLLTRYGFSSEDELEQMLVEYGELEKGQDIRDVYKFMNPLEDTVSFYALMPENKENWLDVDSIADALSPFGLTKEETQRLIDHLKSLNLDEQQLLPSLEELNRRMEAIGEFDSASDLTDAQLTELADIFHDFLSLFHMDARFYLEKNGRKTPLSWKQLITLEKTNGSNLLIELYNDHGEFLADMIFTADLFGSDVIENTVNKAINGSAAKGQPKAHLIKHTVKGGLMPKTAGHYMEQLLAGIFALLIGAVLLRKWRVNHS; encoded by the coding sequence TTGAAAAAAGTTGCTGCCGTCATTATGTCTGCCGCTATTGTTTTGTCTGTAAATCCTTCGCTTGAGCTTGCTGCACCGCCAGAGAAAGAACTGACTCAATATCTTCAAAAAATAGGAATGTCGAAAGAAGTAGTCAATAGTCAATTGGAAAAATTTTATGGCGAAGATTTAGATTCATTTGATTCGGTGGAAGAGGTAAGACAAGTTCTTGGAAATCCGATTAACGATCATGATTTGCAAGATTTATTGACAAGGTATGGGTTTTCTTCTGAAGATGAATTGGAACAAATGCTTGTGGAATACGGCGAACTGGAAAAAGGCCAAGATATCCGCGATGTTTATAAATTTATGAACCCGTTGGAAGACACCGTTTCGTTTTATGCGCTTATGCCGGAAAACAAAGAAAATTGGCTGGATGTCGATTCGATTGCCGATGCCCTTTCCCCGTTTGGATTGACTAAAGAGGAGACACAACGGCTGATCGATCATTTGAAGTCTTTAAACTTAGACGAGCAACAGTTGCTGCCATCATTGGAAGAGTTGAATCGTCGGATGGAAGCGATTGGGGAATTCGATAGCGCCTCTGATCTAACGGACGCTCAACTTACCGAACTTGCAGATATTTTTCACGACTTCTTGAGTCTTTTTCATATGGATGCCCGTTTTTACTTAGAGAAAAACGGCCGGAAAACCCCGCTGTCCTGGAAGCAATTGATTACGTTGGAAAAAACGAATGGAAGCAATTTGCTCATTGAACTTTATAATGATCATGGAGAATTTTTGGCAGATATGATTTTTACGGCTGATCTGTTTGGCTCGGATGTGATTGAAAATACGGTGAATAAAGCCATAAATGGCAGCGCCGCAAAAGGGCAGCCGAAAGCACATCTGATCAAACATACTGTTAAAGGCGGACTGATGCCGAAAACGGCCGGCCATTATATGGAACAGCTACTCGCCGGAATTTTCGCATTGTTGATTGGTGCCGTATTACTGCGCAAATGGCGCGTGAACCATTCATGA